The Lasioglossum baleicum chromosome 10, iyLasBale1, whole genome shotgun sequence genome contains the following window.
TGTTGCCACATGCCGTGAGATTCTAAAAAGATCTTCATAATTAGGTAGAGACTGTAAGTAttcgtttatattattttatgacAGAACTTCTAGTCGTAATTACTAGTTGTCGTTCATTGTTACATAAAAGGTTCTTAATTATTGTAGACCAGACATTTTCTTTGACTTTTAACTCCTGCCTTGTGATGAAATTAAACTTAGAATGTGCTCAACGAAATTTCTTATGTACCCGTACTAATCAGATCGAAGAGATGTGtccatttcgatgaaaatttgcACCGATCATTGCAGCGAATAAAGCACCATAAAGTAGGACAGCGAAGTCTCCAGCAACTTAAACaattcagaatcaaaataatcGAAGAGACTCCCGAGCAAGGCGGTTAATATGCTAATCTTACCGAGTAGTAAGTCTCTAACGACATCGTCAAAATCGTGGAAAATGCGACTGTGACTGGCTGCATACTATTACACATGATTAGCTGCAGTGCCTTCTGGTTTGAAATCGATGCGGTGTACCATTCTCCAGAGTACCTAGAATGTTTTTCCTTTTGTttagaattataatatatagaatattttTGCCATTTCacatgaaatgaaattttctttGATTACTTACATCTGCCGAAAAACATCAGAACTGACATCCAGAAGTTCTTGCGCTGATGCACAGAAGAAGaataaatttaagaatattccaCCAAGGTTCAATACGCTAAGAATGGCCACCTCGATGTTTCTCCCATTTCTGATATAAATGCACACCTAAACATAAATGCTTCTGAAAGATGACGAGATGAGTCAAGTTTCTCGGACATTTTAACTAACTGACGTTTACGGTGTAACAGTTGACGGCTTTTCCTGCATAAACTCACATTAACTAACAAACTGCTGACTGTAGTAATACAGCCCAATCCCGCAATGCAGCAAAGCGCAGAATAATAGGAGGTTAAAATGTCGACGTATCTTGACCAGCCACATAAAATGACATAAAATATAATACGATGAATAAATCTTTGGTTCCTGGAATCGTTAACAGGTTCAGTACTAACTCAATAATTTTCCAGTGATGCTCGACGATGCCTACGAAAGCAGTGTGTAGTCTGTTACTCTCGATACGTTTCTCCGAAGTATCATGAAAAGCATGTTCTAAACGGTGTCTGCAAATTAGAGAAGAGATTTGGAGAAGATTAGTTGGGTCATCTGACGAGATCCAAtttgtacaacaaataattAATGACATAAGCACTCACCCAAAAATAGTGAACATCCCGCGTGCATGAGTAATGAGCATTTGGAACTGCACATTCGCGGCACATAATCCTATAACCGTCTCAAaaacgaggatataattatatgGTAAACGAAGGGTATAGTTTTTATCCGGATCAAGCAAGAATGCGCCTATGAACGGTTGTCGGGGGTGAGTGGTATTCCACGGTAACTTATCACTCAGAAAGTCCGGTACGAATTGGAAGATGCAATATAGCGTCGATAGCATATATGTTAACGCTAGAATCAGCCGAAGCAGCACACATAGACCCCAATCATTCGCCATTATAGAGGGTGTTTCGTAACTGATGGTACAAGCGaaaagggggtgatactacatgaaaaaataagtcgaatatataaaataaaattttttcacctGAGCCTTTGTTTTTtagaaaatcgactttgaatTTTCGCCGGGTACTCGTGCACTTGATCATGTCTCGTTATAACGGATcgcactatacagggtgtcccaaaattcctttaacaaccggaaatgggaggttcctgagatcatttgaagcaacattttcctttgcagagATGGcagccgcggctttgtttaggagttattaacgaaaatcacGGACCAATCATagtgcgacctagacgcgagttggcacagtcggccaatagacagttggcgcgccgggcttgtgtttttaccacgtttttttattaccattaccacgtttttattagctcgctttcttgtttgtctgtttgtctgttcggtggaaaattttgcaattgattttaaactaacttcctgatgagctagagacttgaaatcggttaccggagaaataacaattaaatatttacctgttcacctccccgcgaaacctacgtcatcgcgttcagcgatcgccacgccgcaccgcgccgcgcgacagcgctccctactccactacgcgttcccactctgactcatccccactccactgaacgtcgaacctttatctttgacattttaccacggcgtttgttttcgataggacggggttgcaataccgtctgaaatttactacatgtctctgttataatctcatcaaaatgtttgaaatcgattcaaaaatttcacacacacaagactaaaaagcggaaaataattatttaaataaaaataaatttttaaaaaataccacgtttttgaaatggactaaaaagtataaaataatttttcctagccccgtacagattcctaaccacgtacagataatcctgaaaatttgtgattgtgaatttttaacagctacgcaaatacttgtaagatttaaaacgaaaaacgtgaggggcatgcaatagataattgatgcatgaatagttcacctaaattactaaaaattgtatactactctctacactccttactattatcttgcgccccacgtatttcgttttaaatcttacaagtaatTGCGTaactgttaaaaattcacaatcacaaattttcaggattatctgtacgtggttaggaatctgtacggggctaggaaaaattattttatacttcttaGTCTATTTTCAAAccttggtatttttaaaaaatttatttttatttaaataatttcgttaataactgcaaagccacggataacattttttataaggaaaatgtcgcttcaaatgacgtcaggaatctcccatttccggctgttgaaggaattttgggacaccctgtagatcatTGTCTCGATGGACCATTATCGCAGTTTAAGTTTGTTTTTATCGTACCGGAAAATTAGGAACACGCAATGAAATAGTATAGATAGTGGAAGCTTCCTACTACTATACATAGCAAGCATATCCAAAGAAAATTCgaagtcgattttctcgaaaacaaagcctcgcatgaaaaaattttatttaatattttctacttattttgtcatgtagtatcacccccttctCGTTTGAACCACCAGTTACGAAACGCCCTGTATAAAAAGCAGAGTGCAAGAATAAAAgctattttagaaatttttacaGGAAATAATATAAAGAAAATGTTGATTTATCTTGAAACGGAAGTAAGATGAACATTGcagagatttttcaaaaaatatagtACTGACaagattttaatgaataagGGGATCAACTGATTATGACTGGTTGAAGAAGATCAAACAGGGTTCCATTACATAAAATGAATATAGACTGTTTCCATCCTTGGTATGTGATGCATTCAAGAATATGGTCCTCTTTGTTCAACACTGCGCAGTGCCAATCGTGTTTTATTCTCTCCAGCATTTCCTTAAACTGatatgataaaattaatcttatCAGATCACACAAATCCACGGATGATGTTCAGATTCAACTAACACCAAAGTACGTATCtgggaaaattcgaaaattttgatGGCGAAATtataggaaaataagaaaaatcATATGAATTCACAAATTAATTAGTTTAGATTTTCTACGTATATGTACTCTGGTACTTAGTAAGCATTATAATCATAATTTCCATATAGTAGTGAAGTCAACTGACCGACTCCAATTGACAATGAGTGTATGTGTACGCTAAGGCCCCACTAAGCCATATAAAAAAATAGGGGATGTCCTCAATAAAAACTTCCATATTATTTCCCTTTTTGATGAGGCGACAGGTctgtgaaaaataaattaggATACAAAGAATTATCAATCTTCATCGGAATTACTGTGCTACTCTGTTAGTCATACCTTTTCTAAGCCAAAGGAGATTATTTCTGTGAACGCCAAAATCCTCGTAGGTACAGCAGTTATTCTTCTTTGGTAGGGCCACTGGCCAACCATCAGCAGATGTAGACGACAAATGTTGAAATACTTCAGGTCGAACTGATCCATTGTAAGCAGTGGTTCAGACACAAGTGACATGAAAGCCAAGCACAACCCTATCCTCCCCACTCTATAGCTAAATTCTTTTCTACCTCTGAAAGTGCAACGTATGATTTTCGATATTCCGCGACTTCCACCGCGTGAGAGGGTAAACACCGTTAATAATCGATGGACGCATCCAGCACAGGTGCGCTATTCGTAAAAGAAATTCGAGTACAATAGATTGCATAGAAGGGTTGCATTGTGGAAGGAAATAATTCTCGGACTTCTTGGTTCCCCTTCGCTTTAATTTTGCGTGTGAAAGTGGACACTCGCGTGGTCATTGACAACCGGTCAATACACTTGTGGCTGTGGGGGTATGTTGCCATTGAATCACTGCCAGTCGACGATGGGAATTGCTCGAGTGCGAACCGGAGTCAGATATGGGAAGAAATAGTTCAGGCCTTGACTTGTTATAGTGATTCGTGTTTTGAGCGTCGTCATTTTGATCGATGGAAAGAATTTTGACAGAAGAGGTAAGGTTTGTAATTTCAATTGTACGCagagtgattctgggaactgagacaagttactgctcttcGTAATGtcaaaatagaaaaagaaagatACGACTCTATTACCTCCTATAGTAGTGTTACATAAGACAATGACGGtctttgaaaaaaatgaaataaacgtGTACAAACATTAAACAACATTAAAATTTTGATTAATGAATGCGTAAGACTATTGTTGTTGAACAGGCAGTTCAGGACAAGCACCATAGATGATGTTGACCTTCAAATATGTCTTCAAGGACACTGATCTCAACAATTCAAAACATGCTTTAATAGTCGTTCGTTGTTACATAAAAGGTTCATAGTTATTAAAGACGGGACATTTTCCGTGTTTCCTTgtgtatttcaaattttaactcTTGACCTGGACTAAAATTAAACGTGGAATGTGCTCAAAAATATTTCTTATGTACCCGTAGTAACCAGATCGAAGAGCCGTGTCCGTTTCGATGAAAAATTGCACTGATCATTGTAGCGAATAAAGTACCGTAAAGTAAGACAGCGAAGCCTCCAGAATcttaaataattcaaaattaaaatacacgaaGAGACTCCCGAGTAAGGTCGTTCATGTGTTAATCTTACCGTGTAGTGAGTCTCTAACGACATCGAGAAAACCGTGGAGAATGTTACTGTAACTGGCTGCATACATTTATGCATGATTAGGAGCAGTATCTTCTGGTTTGATTTCGATGCAGTGTACCATTCTCCCCAGTACCTGAAGTGTTTATTATGtaacatattttataatgtaCATTACAGGAAATACTAATGCATTTGTTCCACGTGATATGaaacttttttaattacttacATCTGCCGAAAAACATGAGAACTGGCATTCAGAAGTTCTTGTGCCGAAGCACTGAAGAAGTGTAAGTTGACGAAGATTCCAATAAGGTTCAATGCGGAAAGAATGGCCAAATCAATCTTTTGATCGTCCTTCATATAAATACATACCTAAACATAAATGCTTCTGAAAGATGACGATAATGATGATTAAGCAGTTTCTTACACAAGTTTCTCGATAAAGTAATCAGCAGCTCCAATGCTGACATGCTTTTTGACTTCGACCACGTCAAGTCAATTGCATGTAGTCTCTTCACTAAGAAAATTATGCAGTTACGATTCACGATTTAAGAAAACAAATCCCAGATCAATAATATCTCCAAAACCATTCTCTCCATTCTAGCATACTGCTAACGatgatacatattatattttttcacaaTGGAAATTTCCGGACATATTGGACattcacgaaaaacacgaaccaatcagagcgcggttaCGGTCGCCGAGGGGGTCCTCCCGCTGTAGCCACGTTGTGATTGGTTCGTCTTTGTCCTGGATAAAAAAAGTTCCTTCAAATGAAATCAGAATCATCCCTTTTAAGGTCTCAAGACATTTTTGCGACACCGTGTACATTGATATCTTGTGCAAACGTAAATCATTACTACAAATATAATTATGTTGACTAACTAACGTTTACGGCACAATAGTTCGAGGTTTTCCTGCATGAACTCACATCAACTAACAAACCGCTGATAGATAACATGGTGCAAATCGCAATTACGCAGTAACACGCAGCATAATAGGAACTTAAAGCGTCGACGTATCTTGATCCGCcagcataaaatgaaataaaatgttatgTGACGAACAAATCTTAGGTCTCCAGAAATATTAAAAGGTTCAGCACTAACTGGATAATCTGCTTGTGCTGCTTAATGACGCGTACCAAAACTGTGTGTACTCTGACGTGTTTTACACATTTCTCTGAATTGTCATGGAAAACATGTTCCAAACGGTGTCTGAAATTCGAGTAGTTGTAGAAGATCGGTTGGGTCAGTTCATACGACCCAATTTGTACAACAAAATAATTATTGACTCACCCTAAAATTGTGAACGTCCCGCATGCATGAATAACGAGCATGTGAAACTGCAAAATCATGGCAGATGTTAATAAAACCGTCACCATCACGAAGCCATACCCATATGATAAACGAAGAGGACAGTGTTTATTCGGATGTAGCAAGAATGCGCCAACGAGCGGTTGTCGGGGGTAATTGGTATTCCATGGCAACAAATTATTAACCCATTCAGGTGCGAATAAAAAAGAGGAGAAGAATGACGCTAGTGCGTATGTTAACGCTGGAATCAGCcaaagcaaaataaaataattattatttcttgtACCGATACGAACTGTAAGAATTAGTGATGCTTTACGTAGAAATGAAAGATTCATCATCGGTTCTAAACATAAACTTGTATATCCCACGTGAGTTCAATAAGGGGATCAACTCATTATGACAGGTTGAAGAAGATCAAACGGTTCCattacataaaatgtatatagactGTTTCCATCCTTGTTTTGTGATAGCTTCAAGAATATGGTCCTCTTTGTGCAACATTGCGCAGTGCCAATCGTGTTTTATTGTCTCCAGCATTTCCTTCAACTGATATGGTAAAATTACTGATATCTGATTCAGATTCTTCCAATACCAAAGTATGAAGAAAATCCGACGTTTTCGCTAACGAAATGGTATATAGGAACGAATATAGGAAAATGAGGAAAATCATATGAATTCGCAACTTAGTTAGTTTGGATTTTCCTCATATTCATTATTCGTACATAATAGTACATAAAATGTATTTACCAAGTCCAAGTGGAACCAACAGCATCCGTAACCAATGGACACGATGAGCCACATAAAAAAATAGGGGATGTCCTCAAtaaaaatttgcatattatttcCTAAGTAGATGAGGCGGCAGATCTGTTCAAAATAATTTATGATGCACGCTGTACTATGGTGAAGATaggtcaatatcaatttttactcAAAGAATGTATAAACTGATTTAGCCTTTATCCAAATTACTGAGCTACTCTGTCAATCGTACCTTTTCGATGCCGTAGTGGATCATTCCTCCGAATATTATAATCCTCGTAGGCACAGATGTTAGTTTCTTTTGGTAGGGCCACTGACCAATGAGCAGCAAATGTAGCCGACAGATATTGAAGTACCGAAGTTCAACCTGATCCATTGTAAGCCGTGGTTGAGACACAAGTGACATGAAAGCCAAGCACAACCCTATCCTCCCCACTCTATAGCTAAATTCTTTTCTACCTCTGAAACTGCAACCTATAATTTTCGATATTCCGCGACTTCCAGCGCATGAGACGGTAAACACCGTTAATAATCGATGGACGCATCCAGCACAGGTGCGCTATTCGTAAAAGAAATTCGTGTACAATAGACTGCATAGAAGGGTTGCATTGTGGAAGGAAATAATTCTCGGACTTCTTGGTTCCCCTTCGCTTTTATTTTGCGTGTGGAAGTGGACACTGGCGTGGTCATTGACAACCGGTCAATACACTTGTGGCAGTGGGGGTATGTTGCCACTGAAGTACTGCCAGTCGATGATGGGAATTGCTCGAGTGCGCACCGGAGTCAGATATGGGAAGAAATAGTTCAGGTCTTGAATTGTTATAGTGATTCGTGTTTTGAGCGTCGTCAGTTCCAACGGGTAAAAGAATTTCGACACAAGAGGTATGATTTCTAGTTTCAATTCTAtgcagggtgattctgggaactaggTCATGTTACTGATCTTTGTCAAGTCAAAATAGAAAAAGCAGCTGCGACTCTCTTACTTTCTACAGTAGTACTACATACAATAATGCCGGTTtctaaaaaaatgaaataatcgtgGTCAAACATAGTACAACATTAAAATTTTCACGTGTCAAAGTGTAAGATTATTGTTATTAAACGGGCAGTTCAGGAGAAGCACCCCTGATGATGTTGACCTTCAAATATTGTTCAGCTCTAACGAAGGCGTGTTTCGTTGTCGCTCTTGTTCGTTTTCGAACTAACGAAAGCCGACCTTGATTGACATGATGTGGAGACGAACGTGCAACTAGGTTGCAGATGGAACGATACTACACTGTCTGATCGCCCGTTTATTTTCAATACACTTGAAGTAGTTTTTTCTTTGTATACACTGCTTCGTTTGAACGCTGCGATGTTCGCTGTTCGCTCCGCGAATTGATTCTGTGTTCACGGTTCGCTCGCTGACTTCATTCTCCAGGTGACTCTGTTCAAAAGGACCCATTTGCCCCGAGACTCTAGTCCTCAGGTAGTTTCTTGGGGCTCGGACGgagttttttggaaaaagtgcaaAAATGTTGTGAATGGTGGATGCAGCGGTAACGCTCTTTTCGGTGCTCGCCTTTAGGTACCGATGTGGGGGTGACTCGAGGGTTACGTTCCGTGCGGTTTCGTAGGATGACTATAGCGGGCAATAGACTAGGGAAGCGCTTCAAACCTGGTAGGACATGCCGAGAATTACCGGACGTGAGGAATAAGGTAATGGGGGCTGGCAAACAGATAAGCGGACCCCGAAGTGAGTAAAGTCTGGAAAGTGAAAATTATGTTCCTTGGCTTCGAGAGTCTATTGCTGCTATGCTATAAATAACAAAAAAGTAATTTGTGAAGTTGCGAGACTCTTAGCGGACCTATTGCTGAAATACCAGGCCAAAAACCTTTCCTGCGGACGATATGGTGGCCAAGAGACGCTCGCCTCGGATGCAGGTAAAAATTATGCAGGCGGGTATACTAAAACGCGGTCCGGATCCCGTGTAAAGATTATGTTGGGGGTGAATGCGGCGCAACAAATATGTCTTCAACGACACTGATCTCAACAATTCAAAACAGGTTTTAATAGTCGTTCAGTGTGTTACATAAAAGATTCCTAATTATTAACGACCAGACATTTTCCGAGTTTCCTTCTGTGTTCCAAATTTTCACTCCTGACTTGTGCTGAAATTAAACTTAGAATGTGctcaaaaaaatttcttatatcTCCGTATTAATCCGATCGGTTTAGATGATAATTTGCACTGATCATTGCAGCGAATAGAGCACCGTAAAGTAGGACATCGCAGCCTGCAGCAACttaaacaattaataataaaaataatggaagagACTCAGTCGAACAAGGTTGTTCTAATCTTACCTTGTAGAAAGACTCTAACGACATTGCGATAATCGTGGAGAATGTGATTGCGGTCGGCTGTATACAATTACACATGATTAGCAGCAGTATCCTCTGGTTTGATTTCGATGCAGTGTACCATTCTCCCCAGTACCTGAAATGTGTATTATGTAACACGTtttcggtaattatttagaagcacggcctcctctccgattttgatgaccttgaaatacagttgtcaaggtcatcattctgaacaacttttcgcTATACATGTTACCGCTGCTCAATTTTAGTTATCGaggtattcgcaaaaaactattgctaatactatatcgaattttccgtattcttgcacgctgtGTGGctacgtaagcctgtcccggcgctGCGTTTCTTTACTTTTTGTttctaaacacgctgtggagatgagagagaaaacagggtctcactctgatcatacatatgtacagtggctcacgaaagtattcgagcaccctttaaaacagaataacttttttataattgtaacaaacgtcctgatttttcataatcaattagaagcactggtttatgaaatgatatgcaaaaaagattttccaaaaaattataatttacaaaattacatgcaaaaataaaaaagtcatttttttaacttttttattagggcccttaaagaaaacttaaaatatatgttttgcagatctatgcccccccccccgcccgccgcgcaatcctaactaattctaaTCGCATGGTTTTTGCATTCTATATAACcatcatacagaatttgaactagcAAACGAAAAATCATGCGGTAAGCATTGATTAGGATTAGCCGGTGGGGGGCGTAGAGGGCAGGACGTCAGGCCGTCTCAACCACACATACATAAATCCAGGAGTAGTGTTTCAcaattgaaagctcaccttaTATATGTATGATCAGAGTGAgacctgttttctctctcatttCCACAGCGTGATTAGAAACAAGAAATAAACAAACGCTGCGCCGGGAGAGGCTTATATTGCCACGCAGCGTGCAAGAATCCGGAAAATTCAATAGAAtattagcaatagttttttgcgaatatctcgaaaactaagatcGCGCGGaggtaacatgtataggaaaaagttgttcagaatgatgacttTGACAGAATATATTTGAAggttatcaaaatcggagtggaaGCCCtacttctaaataattaccatatTTTCCAATGAACATTACATGTAAtacttgaaataaaatttttttaattacttaCATCTGCCGAAAAACATGAGAACTGGCATTCAGAAGTTCTTGTGCTGAATGGCACAAGTAGTATGCATCGAAAAGTACTAGACCTACGGCCAATAAGGAAATCACGGACATCTCGATGTTCCCATcctttttcatatatgtacacaccTAAACATAAATGCTTCTGAGACATGACCGTGGTGATGATTAAACAGTTTCCTACAGAAGTTTCTCAACAAATTatgtgtgaaatataaaacactaATAGATTAGAAGAGATGAATCAATGTCACGAAGGGATGAAGTCAATTTTTACTTAatttctgcttcccacaatcaattcaGAACTCAAAAATGTTCTCAGGACTCATCTGCTTTTAAGGTTTTC
Protein-coding sequences here:
- the LOC143212621 gene encoding uncharacterized protein LOC143212621, whose product is MKDDQKIDLAILSALNLIGIFVNLHFFSASAQELLNASSHVFRQMYWGEWYTASKSNQKILLLIMHKCMQPVTVTFSTVFSMSLETHYTVRLTHERPYSGVSSCILILNYLRFWRLRCLTLRYFIRYNDQCNFSSKRTRLFDLVTTGT